CTATCATTcatctaaaaactaaaataataataaacttggcaaaaaatgcattttgtgccTTCTTCTACCTACCCCTTTAGACCTTAATTATGTGccagtgatttaaaaatataaataaatacaacaacgctgttttctgtctgtaatgcacaccaagactctaatattctaatatcaaatctatatatacattaaatctaattaactaaaataagtaactgttttATGTCTAATGGACTGAAGGCCTTGATATTTTTGttcacaaaccatccctaaacgCTAAAATAAACACGATAAAGAAAAATTTCTAATTCACATACAATTTGTAAAAAGGAGCTCTTTAATTTACCGCTTTGGCTCCAGTGCttttgtttttccagtgcaggaCTAAggtattgtttcattggcttataaacaTTTTTCATTGGCTTGTGTATAGTCTATTGTGACTAACAAATATTCTTAATTAGTATTATGTGTAActaaacatttgaaaaaataagaaaaatcatgtccattgtaatggacacagggtctgaaagggttaaaatgacTGGTACTGGTATATTTACTTCACACCGTGAACTCATCCagatcactctctctctttctctctctcactctctctctctctcagtcgaGCTGTCCAGAGTACTGAAACGGATGCGCTTGGTCTACACATAGCTCCAGAGAGTCCAGGCCTTTTCACCTGGGCAGCTCAGTTCCCCTTATCCTTCTCCTGCACTCACACCAGTCACaccagtaaaacataacaaaaaatcccccccccccccccccccaaaaaaaaaaaaaaacgaatcatTGCTGAGACTGAGCAGTGGAACAGATAAGTACAGAGCGGACCTCCCAGttcccccacaaaaaaaaaacgatgatGCATTTTAGCATGTGTACCAAGCCCTATGCAAAACCTTTACACAAGTTATTGCACAGCGTGCTGTGTCAAACCTGATATAAGAGGGTCATTAattgattcattcatttgtttaaatgaataaatgttctcCCTAAATGTAATCACTACCaataaaagttattattattattattattattattattattattattattatagatacgGTTGCTTGGTGACTTGCATTTTCTCTGCCATCAGACGGTCTGTTCTGACGTCACTTGCTTGTTCAAAACAGGGCAGGGCAAAAGTCATTCTTGGTCTGAGGAGCTGCAGCAGCGCGGCTCTTTCACTTTCTCGTGATAAAGTCAGAGCCCATGTGGCCTTTCATAAGTTCCTTTACACTTCATTCCAGAGACGTGATAACGTGCAGGGATTTATCAACACCCATTAATCAAACAATCAATCCTCGGGCCTACTGGAAACAGATACTGTAGAATCTGTAGTTCATAGGCGTCCAGCAGCCCCAGTCAAAGAAAACcagaacaaaaagacaaaaaggaaAGATTAGATTAGACACTACTTGCTTCAAAGAATCAGCCGAGTCACAGCTAAGCCCATGTCACAAGACGTATCAAGATAAATGAAAAGCAAGCTAACGCACTGATTGTTAGCTACAAAATAAATAGGacttttataatacatttaagacatttttaataataatgcatacaAATAAATGATTCTTTACATATTACAATTCGACCCAACAAAAACATTGTCCAATAACTGTTACCAGCACTATAAAAAGTCAGTGTAAACCTTATACATGTACAATAATCTTTTTTTACACAGTTCCATCAAATATTTCTATACAAACTCCCAAATAACTTATATGTAAGCTTAGAGCTTTgaaatattttattcaaacacatttttgtttttagtatattttagcTTGCAAATTTAACATGTAGGCCTTCTGACGTGAAGTCATGCATTACATatagtattttaataataacgTTATTATAATGCCTTTTACCACCCTTTACCAAGTGCAGTGTTTATGAAATGCTTCTTGTCCAGGCCTTCCTAACATCCACAGTGGGCAGGTGTGATAAAGGCCATCACCTGTCCATTCCAGTCTCTTCGCTCATGTGGTGCTGGTGCAGTCCACATGGTGCTCTTTGCACTCTTTACTTTCTTTACTTCCACGCTTCTTCGCCTCCTCTTTTTTCCACTTCATCCTTCTGTTCTGGAACCAGATCTTGATGTGGCGCTCGGTGAGATTGAGACTGGTGGCCAGTTCATACCTGCGCGGTCTGGAGATGTACCTGTTGAAGAGGAACTCCttttccagctccagcagctgcgCTCTGCTATATGCTGTCCGGCTGCGCTTATGCTCCTCCGAGTCTTCACAGAAGTAACCTTTGACACAGTGGgacaaatacattaaataaaaaaatatattttgacacttaaaaataatattagaGAAGTTTAAGATTGAACTTTTCTGGTGTAACTGCACTCCAGAGCCTTCAGAGCGTAATAAAGAAGTCGTTCTCAGTATTATCAAACAAAGTTATGGAGTTGTCAGAAAACACAAGTTATGAACACAGACAATTGTCAGTTAACTCTTACACCACTATATCAGCATAGTATTTACTTATTTCTTCCATCTCTCTGTTTAATCAAGTTTTGAATTTTATATGCAAACGAAATCTTTAGTGTTATAATGCATTTAAcataatcagagaaacttattcttTAAGTGCagtaattttattatatatttaatttgtcaCATTTGTAGAACATTATTCTTTAATTGAGCTTGTCTTTAAAGGTGACTCTAGGACTAAGaattcatctatataatatataaaaaatacataaaaatatttaatagatttaattcACTACAGTGTGGATGTGACAATAATTCAATGCTATTAGAGTTCATGCATGCTATAACTGTTAATATGACAGTATAAGAGTTGATCTAGTACAATAAATTTGAGTCGAATGATTACTATAACAAATCATTTAAAGCTGTTAACATTGATTCAGTACTTTTACAATTAATTTGTCACTACACATGTATTTAGCACCATGACTATAAGATAACCATAATTATTTAACCATATTCTGTGCTATAACAATTAGCACTAGtacaaaataaaagctaatttaattGTATAACAATTACTTTGGAACAATACAAACTAATTCAGCACTGTAACATGTATAATGTATTGCTGCAGTAATGTAACAGTCCGTGGGTAATTTGATATAAGTATCGCTTTAGTAATATAACAGAAAATTTTACATTAAAGTTAAACAGGAGTTCATTCAACAATGTAAGCTGAACGCCGTAAAttgcaatttatttaaaaaaattattcaatGTAACAGAAGTTAAAAGTCTGTACATTGGCTATTTATTGactgtttaattttattaaaatgaacataaaacaGTTAATATAATTAgagttatttaaatttttaacgATTAAATTTATCAACCTAATATAACCCTTGAACCCTTCACAACTCAGTGTTGAAACCAACAATGTTGCTGTAAATTAACGTAAATTTAATTCGAATTAACATTAAAAGTGTTGATATATCACTGGCATGTTCGCAGTGCTCGTGAATCACTGTAGCTCTTGATGTGCCTGTGAATGATGAATGAACCTCTGCTTGTTGAGAGCTTCACCTGTAACAGGTGCTTGGCAGGCCTGTGTTCTCAGCGCTCTCATCCATGGAAAGGCTGCGTGTCCTGTTCCCTCCTCCCCTCCCCGGCTCTGCTCGGTTACCGGCGGATACTCTTCACCCTCTGGTCCTTTCTCAGGAGACCCCAAGCCGAGCTGGTGGTCCTGCTCTCCTCCCGCGTGCTGGCAGGCCGGCAGGTCGCAGGGTGAGTACTCGGCAGGCTGTGTGTGCTGGAGGTGGAGCGCTTGGTACTGGGGGTCGGGATACAGCGCGTGCGACTCAGCAGCGCGAGAGAAGCGACACGCGGGCGGCTCGCGCTCGTAGGGAACTGAAGCGTGCGGGTCGTAGTCTCCACTGTAGAACACATCCAGAGAGTCCATCGCGCGCGTGCGGCTCCGAGTGTGGTcatacacactcgtacacacacctAAGCAtctgtgtgtgtacctgtgccgGGTCACGTGAGGGATCATAGACTCATTAGTCATTAGGTCAGCCTGGCTAAAGTGCAGTTCATATTTACTCTTTAGAGTCAAGGCGTGGGTTTTCTGCAGACGTTAAAAGGAACAAACCCTGCACTCCACTTGTGGCCTACATTCACGAGTCAGTGTCTTTGTTGTGTGGTTCGGTGCATTTTTCTTTTATAAGACTGCATATGACACGCGGGAAAGTAATATTTGGATAGTAGCCTATATGTGTGGCTTACAGTtcttataaatgcattttttctaCTCTTAACAATTtgaatatttcaaatatataGTTCAAATATAtagttcttctcttctcttctcttctcttctcttctcttctcttctcttctcttctcttctcttctcttctcttctctaccaAAACCCGTTGTTCAATACTAACTAGGATGTCATCTGCCAAAAACTTCCTCACACAGCAAAAACACCAGTGTTAAATCTTTAAgtgttaattttataattttcacTGGGCCATTATACACAGTCAACAATGTTAGAAATGTAACTTCATTTCAGTGTTCATATATTAATATTGATAGTGTGAAAAACTGTACAGAGTGTAATTTTCTTCTCTAGAGTGTCTCACTTTGGTTTGCTTGCTTTTCTGTGAGACCACAAAACTATTCTAAACTATTAGAGTTCACTACCGGGCATAGAGTAACCCTCTGTCCTAAAACATATAGCAGGACCAATCTCGAGATAATGCTGTTGTACCAGCAGCTGGTGAGTGAATTGACCTgttaaaacatttaacactgatttccgcttatttaaaaatattttcaaccAGGCACCCTGACTGAGGTTGTATGGGCAAAATGAAGCATTCCAAAATGTGatgattacagttttgttcatttGAAAAGGTTGTGACCCTATTGTCATGTGGTCAATAGTAGTCAGTGTTGGCAAATTGCAAAAGGGGAGTGGCTTTTTTTGGAGTTTGTAAGTGAACACAATTATTTAACTAATTTATTGGTTTAGACCTATAAAGACATTTAAATTTAGTCATTATTGCAAAAATCTAGCATAACAGGAAcagtcaattgttttttttttatttatttttattaaaataacctTGTTTCGTATAATGAAACAACACGTCTAACCTTTGGGATAAAACTGTtctcattaaaatacattaagaaaCCGGAATGTGATTTtatgattaaattaaaatatgatcTAAGGGGGGAGGATTTCTGTTAAAGACCAAACAGTTATTCGTGACACCTAAGTGCTGCAAGGGCGAATAATTGCTCATTGTAAATATAAACTGAAGATCTTCGTGTGAACAAAAGTAGTACAGAGGTGATTTACAGTCTGTATTTATGTTATGCTGTAATCCAAATGAAACAGGGGCTTAGCAGTGGCACGTTTTAGAACTAAGAAATGAAGGCATTTGGATAGCTATTTTAACTGCAttgcaaattaaataaaaatatctgttGTGTAATAAATGTGTTGCAAGATGGGAGCATTGCAAGTGAATATCTATTTTTGAATattgagaaagaaaaaacattaattatacatgaataaaacaattaatatatgaatatacatgcacacatacatacatacatacatacatacatacaaaaggGTTCCAGAATGGCGCAGCCATGTGTTGATCAGGGAGGTCAGTTTTACAACCATTAGTAGTAGTTCAAGATATCATAACAGACTTCACTCTCTTTAGAGGAGGAATGGCCCTTTTTCGACACTCGCTTCAGTCAGGCCtagtaactgaaaaaaaaaccccGAACaattctcctccaagcatgttcagGTGCATTGCGGCTGGCTATAGCTTTATGTTACACGAAATAAGCAAGACTTTTCCCCACTTCCTTGCTAATGGGTGGAAAATTAAAATGACTTTTCTAAAGGatgagtaaataaagaaaaataatttgtgtattatattataacatataatatattataatataaataaatatactataatTTGTAATAAAGTATTATTCTACCTCATGTTCTTTTGTACACAGTGAATTGCATATCattaaattaaaactgtaattggtGTGTACTAACAGTACCACAACACTGTAATTAACCCTACAATAATGTAAACCATGTAAATAATTTTTAccttgcgtaaaaaaaaaaaacttggtttcACATTTCTTAAAGTGTTTTCTTGGTGACACAACTTGAAATGCATCATTGGTAAGACATCTGTTAAGATTTGTTGCTCAATCAACTTCATTGAAAAGTAATTCCAAGGTAACTTGGATTTTTTTACAGTGCGCAAGGTTCGCTTAAACTTGCATGCTtgcgagatagatagatagatagatagatagatagatagatagatagatagatagatagatagatagatagatagatagatagatagatagatttatttaGACTGGGTTCAGTCTGGGTTCTGACAGGCCTCTGGTAGAAGAGCCCTCACTTCTCCATTGTCAGCGTGTTTTTAAATGGATCGGCGGTCTTTCATTCTTGCACCTGCAAGATCCGAAGTCTAATTCGATTAATAAGAAATTCAATATATATTCATTAGGTGGCTTTCCCTGCGTAATGCGCGATCGCCAGCGGGACGTGAAAGGGCTCCATTTATCCCGGCTCTGAAAAGGACCTGCGTGGGACTGAAACTTCACCTGCTTCCCCTCTCAATTAGGAATGGATCCCGAACTCGCACGGAGAACGAGTTAAATTAAGCGTTGGCTAATTCGCCACTGTCCCTCCCGCGTAATCCCTCTATTTTTGCGCCATTGCCCCTTCAATTTAGCTCCGAGCTGAAAGGTTCAAATAGTGCCTAATGAAACAGTGACTAAATGCTTGTGTCGCTGTGGAAGGAGCCCTGCGCGAGATTACTGAAAGGCCTCTGTGAGCTCGGCCCTGTCGGGGGTCCGCCGGTTAAAGACGAGCTCCTGGCAGGACAATCTAACCTGTCAAAGCCTTTGGCCAGCTCTTCATAGCGCCCCCCTCCTTCTTTATATCTCCCCCCACCGTGGGTTTTTGGAAGGGAATTGCTACATAAGCAACTGACGTGGGACAGAAAGTGCAATTAAAGTCTTTTTGGATGAACTTAACATGAGGGACGGACCGCTTGTGAAAGGCGTTCACAAAGCTGGGGCTCCGATATCAGGGGGCTCCATTATGGAGAGCATCACCTGGGCTGCGGGAGAGAAAATCTCCATGAGCCTTTTGTGGCACTTAAAAAATGGCACAAAACTGTCACTAGGGTGGTACCCCTCTTGTCACTGCGATTGTACAATATATGTTTTTAGTATCTAGCTAAGGGACACGTGTTTATGACTTTGCGGttgtttttccttattttaatGGACATAGACCTGAAGAATCATGTTTTATATTTGAGTGTACATTTGCACTGTTTGCCTCTCGTTGAACAAAAATGTAACAGTACATTACTTTTTTCTGACAGTGCACAAGCAGTGGGTGAGATAAAACAGTGGAAAACCAGATGAGCCTCGGTTTAGGGTTAAATTTTCCCGTATTTTTATGTAGAGGCTGTTAGCTACATTGTTTAGATTTATTCGGTTAATGTGATACAATCTATGGTACTGAATGTCTTCTACCTTTATCTGAAATCCCTTAATCCTCAAACAGTCGTGTAATCCATTAATTGCGCACTAATAATGCAAAGCAGGTGGTTGCTTTAGACAGTGATAAATACTTCACATTTCACTTAACATTTGACGTCGTTAAAATTCTGTAAAGAGGCTCAAAAGTGCACCTTAATAAACCCCTTCCTTTGCCACAAGGAACTGTTACAATGGCCTTCAAATCTGAAGACACGACCACAATCAAATTTGCATCTGAAAGTCGTCTGTGGGCTTCCTATGCAGACTAAGCGGAGGGGACTTATTGCTAAGTAATTGCTTGTGTAGTGTTTTGTGCTCTTGCCTGTTAGCTTTTCCTAGGATTACGCGTCTTTCATTTGAAATCTCAAATTTAACCCAAAACATTTCCTTAAACATTCTATTAtctcatatttttaaaaaaatattattttattttatctggaCTGCAGCCTAATTTATAGGTTGCCTCACATTATAGTGTCATATGTTAGAAACTCTAAAGTCTCTTCAGTTGTTTAACTGAATTCAGTTGGGCAAATGGCATTACCTGACACAAGTTCCGCATTTTTTATTCTGAGAAGCATGCTTAGTATGGGACAATATTTGTAACATAACTCTAGCTTATATGACACCTTTGTCTTTACTATATAATTACACGTATTAGTTATtacttgttttactgtttttttttttgtttgtttgttttgttttctaatATGCCTTATATAAACTGAAATAAAGGCATCTGTTAACTTCACCCACGACGCTCATTTTCCATTCATCCACTCCGGAGTTTGACTGCATGCCCTAACCAATGTGCGCGTGCGTGGTCTATAACTTTACTTTTAAATTGCTGTTTGAGTCAATACAGATATCTATTACTCTACAGTTATAAAACGATATGAAGGATAAGGGTGTACAAGTCACATCAACGCTTAATTGCGGGGTTGTGCGTAATGACGCACTTATGAAGTttccttttatttaaataaatatacaaatatacacattCTGCATACAATGCACATAAAATTCAGGTGAGAAAGAAAACAGAACTAAATCACAGTTTCTTAGTTATGTAACACAAACCCTCACCACCCCCAAAGTGGGCGTATTTACAAGATGCAACAGTTTCGCGCATAAACAAACACGTTTCAAACACGAATCAGGTAGAAAAGGATGCATGAAGAAAACACACAGATTTCAACTGTTTGCGTAAAAACAGTCTTAGGAAACAGAGAAACCAAATCCACTTTTCTGTCCTGAATCTACCGGGTTTGGACACGCTGGGATTCCTCTGAGAGACTAAGTGCTGCTCGGTGTGAACACAGTCCATTCCGTCAGTCTGCCAGACCGTTAAACGGGCGACGCCtctttctcctccgtggttgaccCGGGTGACATGGACTCCTCATCCTCCGAGCGCGGGTAATGCGCGTGCCCGTGCACGCCGC
This genomic interval from Astyanax mexicanus isolate ESR-SI-001 chromosome 1, AstMex3_surface, whole genome shotgun sequence contains the following:
- the LOC103022002 gene encoding pancreas/duodenum homeobox protein 1-like; amino-acid sequence: MDSLDVFYSGDYDPHASVPYEREPPACRFSRAAESHALYPDPQYQALHLQHTQPAEYSPCDLPACQHAGGEQDHQLGLGSPEKGPEGEEYPPVTEQSRGGEEGTGHAAFPWMRALRTQACQAPVTGYFCEDSEEHKRSRTAYSRAQLLELEKEFLFNRYISRPRRYELATSLNLTERHIKIWFQNRRMKWKKEEAKKRGSKESKECKEHHVDCTSTT